ACGAGAAGGGGAGGCTGATCCTGCCGGCCAAGTTCCGCGAGGAACTGGCCGACGGCCTTGTCCTGACCAGGGGTCAGGAGCGCTGCATCTACGTCTTCAGCCAGAAGGAATTCGAACGGGTCCACGACCAGATGCGGGAAGCTCCACTTTCCTCCCGCCAGGCGCGTGACTACATTCGGGTCTTTCTCTCAGGAGCCTCTGACGAAGTTCCAGACAAGCAGGGCCGGGTAACCATCCCGCCGGCGCTGAGGTCGTATGCAGGGCTCGGACGCGAACTGGTCGTCATCGGCGCCGGTACGCGGGCAGAGATCTGGGATGCAACCGCTTGGCAGAACTATCTGGCAGAACAGGAAACCGCGTTCTCGGAAACAGACGAAGACGCGATTCCAGGGATTTTCTAGCAGTACCGCCCGCTACACGGACAACCCGGGCCGGGTCTTGAATGAGATCTCCCGCCGCCCCACCGCAAGACCGTCTGGCTTCCCTTCCCCGGAGCCAGAAGGTGTGAAGCGGTGAGGCGCGGATGGGGGTCTGGTTTAAGAACCGGCCG
This genomic stretch from Arthrobacter sp. zg-Y1110 harbors:
- the mraZ gene encoding division/cell wall cluster transcriptional repressor MraZ, producing the protein MFLGTHSPRLDEKGRLILPAKFREELADGLVLTRGQERCIYVFSQKEFERVHDQMREAPLSSRQARDYIRVFLSGASDEVPDKQGRVTIPPALRSYAGLGRELVVIGAGTRAEIWDATAWQNYLAEQETAFSETDEDAIPGIF